Proteins co-encoded in one Methanomicrobia archaeon genomic window:
- a CDS encoding DUF2341 domain-containing protein has translation MTKILPWWKGMLIGAAAVLLLLLAMATVPMASAGWNSYKTITIDGSKVQGSLTDFPVLISITDTDLRDDAQDGGDDILFTNEGNSVKLDHEIEEFDGSTGDLVAWVRIPSLTSGTSYTLRMWYGNPSCGPQENPEAVWDSNYRMVQHLEEPEDQTSTDSTSYDNDGSVFDDTYVDQNATGKIDGADLFDALIGRSYIEVPTSSSLDITGSFTLEAWVNVTTFHASRVDDVICKNAYGMGIDEGEIVMEVVHGDHHRTTGAGLTTGTWYYIVAVFDNSADKVYIYLNGSEKLNADETNTPSANTNELEIGTCSANKGGKNVDGILDEVRISATARDANWIKTSYTNQNDPGEGGFLSSIGSEVTPESEQPVPELPTLLLFSIGLIALTGYLYVRTHS, from the coding sequence ATGACCAAGATTCTTCCGTGGTGGAAGGGTATGCTGATCGGTGCGGCGGCGGTGCTGCTGCTTCTTCTGGCTATGGCAACGGTGCCGATGGCGAGCGCTGGGTGGAACTCCTACAAGACGATAACGATCGACGGCAGCAAGGTGCAGGGCTCGCTGACGGATTTTCCCGTGCTCATCTCCATAACAGATACCGATTTGAGAGACGACGCTCAGGACGGCGGCGACGATATCCTCTTCACCAATGAAGGCAATTCGGTGAAGTTAGACCACGAGATCGAGGAATTTGACGGCTCGACGGGCGATTTGGTCGCGTGGGTGCGGATTCCTTCTCTCACCTCCGGCACTAGCTACACGCTGCGGATGTGGTACGGCAACCCGAGCTGCGGCCCGCAGGAGAATCCCGAAGCGGTCTGGGACAGCAATTACAGGATGGTGCAGCATCTGGAGGAGCCTGAGGATCAAACATCTACCGATTCTACATCGTATGACAATGACGGATCGGTCTTCGATGATACCTACGTTGATCAAAACGCCACGGGGAAGATAGACGGCGCTGATCTTTTTGATGCTCTAATTGGTCGAAGTTATATCGAAGTTCCGACTTCCAGCAGTTTGGACATCACGGGAAGTTTCACGCTCGAAGCATGGGTTAACGTCACGACATTTCATGCCTCGAGGGTAGACGATGTAATCTGCAAAAATGCATATGGTATGGGAATCGATGAGGGGGAAATAGTAATGGAGGTAGTACATGGGGACCACCACCGAACAACCGGTGCAGGGTTAACCACGGGAACGTGGTACTATATCGTCGCGGTTTTTGATAATTCGGCCGATAAAGTCTACATTTATCTCAACGGCTCTGAGAAATTAAATGCGGATGAAACTAACACACCGAGCGCAAACACCAATGAGTTAGAAATCGGCACGTGCTCTGCTAATAAGGGCGGCAAAAATGTCGACGGTATCCTCGATGAAGTCCGCATCTCCGCTACTGCACGCGATGCCAATTGGATCAAAACTAGCTACACCAATCAGAACGATCCCGGTGAAGGCGGCTTCTTGAGCAGTATCGGATCCGAGGTCACTCCCGAGTCGGAGCAGCCGGTCCCCGAGCTGCCCACGCTACTTCTGTTCAGCATCGGGCTGATTGCACTTACTGGTTATCTCTACGTGCGAACACATTCGTAA
- a CDS encoding metal-dependent hydrolase produces the protein MLRVRVLCYTAIRNEERRETVFLFGHLGITLGIAVLLFRILKIEPNRQLYGAVLVGAILPDLIDKPIGEIILSQSLSNGRLFAHTLLFVLILLVIGLYDYKRNGELWGVMLCGAAFIHLCEDQMWRTPETLLYPAFGFAFPQGIVELHWWDYFIAAFFRTYSLSPEAAYAFYSDLLGIAILLLFALQWLRTQRWSERAIS, from the coding sequence TACGAGTGCGCGTTTTATGTTACACGGCTATTAGAAATGAAGAGAGGAGAGAGACCGTGTTTCTGTTCGGGCATCTGGGAATAACGCTGGGAATCGCCGTACTGCTCTTCCGCATCTTGAAAATCGAGCCGAACCGCCAGCTTTACGGCGCGGTGCTCGTGGGCGCGATCCTTCCTGATCTGATTGACAAGCCGATCGGAGAGATTATACTGTCACAATCACTCTCAAACGGCAGACTCTTTGCTCACACGCTCCTCTTTGTTCTTATCCTCCTTGTCATCGGCCTGTACGATTATAAGCGAAACGGCGAGCTGTGGGGCGTTATGCTCTGTGGTGCTGCGTTTATACACCTCTGCGAGGATCAGATGTGGCGCACGCCCGAGACGCTCTTGTATCCCGCGTTTGGGTTTGCGTTCCCGCAGGGCATTGTAGAGCTGCACTGGTGGGATTATTTCATAGCAGCGTTTTTCCGTACGTACTCGCTCTCGCCAGAAGCCGCGTACGCTTTCTATTCTGATCTGCTCGGCATAGCCATCCTGCTGCTCTTCGCCTTGCAGTGGCTGAGAACCCAACGGTGGAGCGAGCGGGCGATATCATAA